Proteins from a single region of Urocitellus parryii isolate mUroPar1 chromosome 4, mUroPar1.hap1, whole genome shotgun sequence:
- the Man1b1 gene encoding endoplasmic reticulum mannosyl-oligosaccharide 1,2-alpha-mannosidase isoform X2 translates to MYPPPASAPHRDFISVTLSVGESYDNSKSRRRRSCWRKWKQLSRLQQNMIIFLLAFLILCGFLSYIHMADQWKALSGKPTEERKMMPEVPGLKPANPPVLPAPQKADASPAFSKMLPQRPRKHFRRGPPHLQIRAPNTDSKAGTQGDTKERAAAPGDAHQKENTQRTIISWRGAVIEPEQGTGLPLRRAEAPAKPSPLVTRIQKEPALLNERQEGVIEAFRHAWKGYRQFAWGHDELRPVSRSFSEWFGLGLTLIDALDTMWILGLKQEFEEARTWVSQKLNFKKDVDVNLFESTIRILGGLLSTYHLSGDRLFLRKAKDFGNRLMPAFMTPSKIPYSDVNIGTGVAHPPQWTSDSTVSEVTSIQLEFRELSRLTGVKKFQEAAEEVTRHVHHLSGKKDGLVPMFINTHSGSFTHLGVFTLGARADSYYEYLLKQWIQGGKQETQLLEDYLAAIEGIKTHLVRHSEPNKLTFIGELTHDRFSAKMDHLVCFLPGTLALGVHHGLPADHMELARALMETCYQMNRQMETGLSPEIVHFNLYPPTDNLDVKVKLTGTTCCGPRPSRACSTCTAPQETASTRTGAGRSCRASTSIHGWPQFREGHALPRPSNHHYGSRGRHSPTLTPGSVCCPLAWGPRLQLSQLPASCPCLLPSCT, encoded by the exons ATGTACCCGCCGCCGGCGTCGGCGCCTCACCGGGACTTCATCTCGGTGACCCTGAGCGTCGGCGAGAGCTACGACAACAGCAAGAGCCGGCGGCGGCGCTCGTGTTGGAGA AAATGGAAGCAGCTGTCGAGATTACAGCAGAACATGATTATCTTTCTCTTGGCCTTTCTGATTCTCTGTGGATTCCTGTCCTACATCCATATGGCAGACCAGTGGAAAG CTCTGAGTGGCAAGCCCACAGAAGAGCGGAAGATGATGCCAGAAGTCCCTGGATTGAAGCCAGCAAACCCTCCTGTCTTACCAGCACCTCAGAAGGCAGACGCCAGCCCAGCGTTTTCCAAGATGTTGCCTCAG AGGCCTCGAAAGCATTTCCGGCGGGGGCCTCCCCACCTGCAGATCAGAGCCCCCAACACGGACTCCAAGGCTGGGACACAGGGTGACACTAAGGAGCGGGCAGCAGCCCCGGGGGATGCTCATCAGAAAGAGAACACACAGCGGACCATCATCAG CTGGCGGGGTGCAGTGATCGAGCCCGAGCAGGGAACTGGACTCCCTTTGAGAAGAGCAGAGGCCCCTGCCAAGCCTTCCCCACTGGTTACCAGGATACAGAAAGAACCGG CACTCCTAAACGAGCGCCAGGAAGGGGTGATCGAGGCCTTTCGACATGCGTGGAAGGGGTACCGCCAGTTTGCTTGGGGCCACGACGAGCTCAGGCCTGTGTCCAGGTCCTTCAGTGAATGGTTCGGCCTGGGCCTCACTCTGATCGACGCCCTGGACACCATGTGGATTTTGGGTCTGAAGCAAG AATTTGAAGAAGCCAGAACGTGGGTGTCACAGAAGTTAAACTTTAAGAAAGACGTGGATGTGAACCTGTTTGAGAGTACCATCCGCATCCTGGGCGGACTCCTGAGCACCTACCACCTGTCCGGGGACAGGCTTTTCCTGAGGAAGGCT AAAGATTTTGGCAATCGGCTAATGCCAGCCTTCATGACGCCCTCCAAGATTCCATACTCCGATGTGAACATCGGCACTGGAGTTGCCCACCCACCCCAGTGGACCTCAGACAGCACAGTGTCCGAGGTGACAAGCATTCAGTTGGAGTTCCGCGAGCTCTCTCGTCTCACGGGGGTCAAGAAGTTCCAG GAGGCCGCGGAGGAGGTGACAAGGCACGTTCACCATCTGTCTGGGAAGAAGGATGGGCTGGTGCCCATGTTCATCAACACGCACAGCGGCTCCTTCACCCACCTGGGTGTGTTCACCTTGGGCGCCAGGGCCGACAGCTACTACGAGTACCTGCTGAAGCAGTGGATCCAGGGCGGGAAGCAGGAGACACA GTTGCTGGAGGACTACCTTGCAGCCATTGAGGGGATAAAAACACACCTGGTGAGGCACTCGGAGCCCAACAAGCTCACCTTCATAGGGGAGCTCACCCACGACCGCTTCAGTGCCAAGATG GACCACCTCGTGTGCTTCCTGCCAGGGACGCTGGCTCTGGGCGTCCACCACGGCTTGCCTGCTGACCACATGGAGCTGGCCCGGGCACTCATGGAAACCTGTTACCAGATGAACCGACAAATGGAGACAGGCCTAAGCCCTGAGATCGTGCACTTCAACCTTTACCCTCCTACAGACAATCTGGACGTGAAGGTCAAG CTGACAGGCACAACCTGCTGCGGCCCGAGACCGTCGAGAGCCTGTTCTACCTGTACCGCACCACAGGAGACCGCAAGTaccaggactggggctgggagaTCCTGCAGAGCTTCAACAAGTATACACGG ATGGCCCCAGTTCAGGGAAGGTCATGCCCTGCCCAGGCCCAGCAACCACCACTATGGATCCAGAGGCAGACATAGCCCCACCCTGACACCTGGCTCTGTGTGTTGTCCCCTGGCCTGGGGCCCAAGACTTCAGCTGTCCCAGCTTCCAGCCAGCTGCCCCTGCCTTTTGCCCAGTTGTACCTGA
- the Man1b1 gene encoding endoplasmic reticulum mannosyl-oligosaccharide 1,2-alpha-mannosidase isoform X4, which produces MYPPPASAPHRDFISVTLSVGESYDNSKSRRRRSCWRKWKQLSRLQQNMIIFLLAFLILCGFLSYIHMADQWKALSGKPTEERKMMPEVPGLKPANPPVLPAPQKADASPAFSKMLPQRPRKHFRRGPPHLQIRAPNTDSKAGTQGDTKERAAAPGDAHQKENTQRTIISWRGAVIEPEQGTGLPLRRAEAPAKPSPLVTRIQKEPALLNERQEGVIEAFRHAWKGYRQFAWGHDELRPVSRSFSEWFGLGLTLIDALDTMWILGLKQEFEEARTWVSQKLNFKKDVDVNLFESTIRILGGLLSTYHLSGDRLFLRKAKDFGNRLMPAFMTPSKIPYSDVNIGTGVAHPPQWTSDSTVSEVTSIQLEFRELSRLTGVKKFQEAAEEVTRHVHHLSGKKDGLVPMFINTHSGSFTHLGVFTLGARADSYYEYLLKQWIQGGKQETQLLEDYLAAIEGIKTHLVRHSEPNKLTFIGELTHDRFSAKMDHLVCFLPGTLALGVHHGLPADHMELARALMETCYQMNRQMETGLSPEIVHFNLYPPTDNLDVKVKPADRHNLLRPETVESLFYLYRTTGDRKYQDWGWEILQSFNKYTRMAPVQGRSCPAQAQQPPLWIQRQT; this is translated from the exons ATGTACCCGCCGCCGGCGTCGGCGCCTCACCGGGACTTCATCTCGGTGACCCTGAGCGTCGGCGAGAGCTACGACAACAGCAAGAGCCGGCGGCGGCGCTCGTGTTGGAGA AAATGGAAGCAGCTGTCGAGATTACAGCAGAACATGATTATCTTTCTCTTGGCCTTTCTGATTCTCTGTGGATTCCTGTCCTACATCCATATGGCAGACCAGTGGAAAG CTCTGAGTGGCAAGCCCACAGAAGAGCGGAAGATGATGCCAGAAGTCCCTGGATTGAAGCCAGCAAACCCTCCTGTCTTACCAGCACCTCAGAAGGCAGACGCCAGCCCAGCGTTTTCCAAGATGTTGCCTCAG AGGCCTCGAAAGCATTTCCGGCGGGGGCCTCCCCACCTGCAGATCAGAGCCCCCAACACGGACTCCAAGGCTGGGACACAGGGTGACACTAAGGAGCGGGCAGCAGCCCCGGGGGATGCTCATCAGAAAGAGAACACACAGCGGACCATCATCAG CTGGCGGGGTGCAGTGATCGAGCCCGAGCAGGGAACTGGACTCCCTTTGAGAAGAGCAGAGGCCCCTGCCAAGCCTTCCCCACTGGTTACCAGGATACAGAAAGAACCGG CACTCCTAAACGAGCGCCAGGAAGGGGTGATCGAGGCCTTTCGACATGCGTGGAAGGGGTACCGCCAGTTTGCTTGGGGCCACGACGAGCTCAGGCCTGTGTCCAGGTCCTTCAGTGAATGGTTCGGCCTGGGCCTCACTCTGATCGACGCCCTGGACACCATGTGGATTTTGGGTCTGAAGCAAG AATTTGAAGAAGCCAGAACGTGGGTGTCACAGAAGTTAAACTTTAAGAAAGACGTGGATGTGAACCTGTTTGAGAGTACCATCCGCATCCTGGGCGGACTCCTGAGCACCTACCACCTGTCCGGGGACAGGCTTTTCCTGAGGAAGGCT AAAGATTTTGGCAATCGGCTAATGCCAGCCTTCATGACGCCCTCCAAGATTCCATACTCCGATGTGAACATCGGCACTGGAGTTGCCCACCCACCCCAGTGGACCTCAGACAGCACAGTGTCCGAGGTGACAAGCATTCAGTTGGAGTTCCGCGAGCTCTCTCGTCTCACGGGGGTCAAGAAGTTCCAG GAGGCCGCGGAGGAGGTGACAAGGCACGTTCACCATCTGTCTGGGAAGAAGGATGGGCTGGTGCCCATGTTCATCAACACGCACAGCGGCTCCTTCACCCACCTGGGTGTGTTCACCTTGGGCGCCAGGGCCGACAGCTACTACGAGTACCTGCTGAAGCAGTGGATCCAGGGCGGGAAGCAGGAGACACA GTTGCTGGAGGACTACCTTGCAGCCATTGAGGGGATAAAAACACACCTGGTGAGGCACTCGGAGCCCAACAAGCTCACCTTCATAGGGGAGCTCACCCACGACCGCTTCAGTGCCAAGATG GACCACCTCGTGTGCTTCCTGCCAGGGACGCTGGCTCTGGGCGTCCACCACGGCTTGCCTGCTGACCACATGGAGCTGGCCCGGGCACTCATGGAAACCTGTTACCAGATGAACCGACAAATGGAGACAGGCCTAAGCCCTGAGATCGTGCACTTCAACCTTTACCCTCCTACAGACAATCTGGACGTGAAGGTCAAG CCAGCTGACAGGCACAACCTGCTGCGGCCCGAGACCGTCGAGAGCCTGTTCTACCTGTACCGCACCACAGGAGACCGCAAGTaccaggactggggctgggagaTCCTGCAGAGCTTCAACAAGTATACACGG ATGGCCCCAGTTCAGGGAAGGTCATGCCCTGCCCAGGCCCAGCAACCACCACTATGGATCCAGAGGCAGACATAG
- the Man1b1 gene encoding endoplasmic reticulum mannosyl-oligosaccharide 1,2-alpha-mannosidase isoform X3, which translates to MYPPPASAPHRDFISVTLSVGESYDNSKSRRRRSCWRKWKQLSRLQQNMIIFLLAFLILCGFLSYIHMADQWKALSGKPTEERKMMPEVPGLKPANPPVLPAPQKADASPAFSKMLPQRPRKHFRRGPPHLQIRAPNTDSKAGTQGDTKERAAAPGDAHQKENTQRTIISWRGAVIEPEQGTGLPLRRAEAPAKPSPLVTRIQKEPALLNERQEGVIEAFRHAWKGYRQFAWGHDELRPVSRSFSEWFGLGLTLIDALDTMWILGLKQEFEEARTWVSQKLNFKKDVDVNLFESTIRILGGLLSTYHLSGDRLFLRKAKDFGNRLMPAFMTPSKIPYSDVNIGTGVAHPPQWTSDSTVSEVTSIQLEFRELSRLTGVKKFQEAAEEVTRHVHHLSGKKDGLVPMFINTHSGSFTHLGVFTLGARADSYYEYLLKQWIQGGKQETQLLEDYLAAIEGIKTHLVRHSEPNKLTFIGELTHDRFSAKMDHLVCFLPGTLALGVHHGLPADHMELARALMETCYQMNRQMETGLSPEIVHFNLYPPTDNLDVKVKLTGTTCCGPRPSRACSTCTAPQETASTRTGAGRSCRASTSIHGSPQVAIHPSTMSRTPTSLSLGTRWRAFSWGRP; encoded by the exons ATGTACCCGCCGCCGGCGTCGGCGCCTCACCGGGACTTCATCTCGGTGACCCTGAGCGTCGGCGAGAGCTACGACAACAGCAAGAGCCGGCGGCGGCGCTCGTGTTGGAGA AAATGGAAGCAGCTGTCGAGATTACAGCAGAACATGATTATCTTTCTCTTGGCCTTTCTGATTCTCTGTGGATTCCTGTCCTACATCCATATGGCAGACCAGTGGAAAG CTCTGAGTGGCAAGCCCACAGAAGAGCGGAAGATGATGCCAGAAGTCCCTGGATTGAAGCCAGCAAACCCTCCTGTCTTACCAGCACCTCAGAAGGCAGACGCCAGCCCAGCGTTTTCCAAGATGTTGCCTCAG AGGCCTCGAAAGCATTTCCGGCGGGGGCCTCCCCACCTGCAGATCAGAGCCCCCAACACGGACTCCAAGGCTGGGACACAGGGTGACACTAAGGAGCGGGCAGCAGCCCCGGGGGATGCTCATCAGAAAGAGAACACACAGCGGACCATCATCAG CTGGCGGGGTGCAGTGATCGAGCCCGAGCAGGGAACTGGACTCCCTTTGAGAAGAGCAGAGGCCCCTGCCAAGCCTTCCCCACTGGTTACCAGGATACAGAAAGAACCGG CACTCCTAAACGAGCGCCAGGAAGGGGTGATCGAGGCCTTTCGACATGCGTGGAAGGGGTACCGCCAGTTTGCTTGGGGCCACGACGAGCTCAGGCCTGTGTCCAGGTCCTTCAGTGAATGGTTCGGCCTGGGCCTCACTCTGATCGACGCCCTGGACACCATGTGGATTTTGGGTCTGAAGCAAG AATTTGAAGAAGCCAGAACGTGGGTGTCACAGAAGTTAAACTTTAAGAAAGACGTGGATGTGAACCTGTTTGAGAGTACCATCCGCATCCTGGGCGGACTCCTGAGCACCTACCACCTGTCCGGGGACAGGCTTTTCCTGAGGAAGGCT AAAGATTTTGGCAATCGGCTAATGCCAGCCTTCATGACGCCCTCCAAGATTCCATACTCCGATGTGAACATCGGCACTGGAGTTGCCCACCCACCCCAGTGGACCTCAGACAGCACAGTGTCCGAGGTGACAAGCATTCAGTTGGAGTTCCGCGAGCTCTCTCGTCTCACGGGGGTCAAGAAGTTCCAG GAGGCCGCGGAGGAGGTGACAAGGCACGTTCACCATCTGTCTGGGAAGAAGGATGGGCTGGTGCCCATGTTCATCAACACGCACAGCGGCTCCTTCACCCACCTGGGTGTGTTCACCTTGGGCGCCAGGGCCGACAGCTACTACGAGTACCTGCTGAAGCAGTGGATCCAGGGCGGGAAGCAGGAGACACA GTTGCTGGAGGACTACCTTGCAGCCATTGAGGGGATAAAAACACACCTGGTGAGGCACTCGGAGCCCAACAAGCTCACCTTCATAGGGGAGCTCACCCACGACCGCTTCAGTGCCAAGATG GACCACCTCGTGTGCTTCCTGCCAGGGACGCTGGCTCTGGGCGTCCACCACGGCTTGCCTGCTGACCACATGGAGCTGGCCCGGGCACTCATGGAAACCTGTTACCAGATGAACCGACAAATGGAGACAGGCCTAAGCCCTGAGATCGTGCACTTCAACCTTTACCCTCCTACAGACAATCTGGACGTGAAGGTCAAG CTGACAGGCACAACCTGCTGCGGCCCGAGACCGTCGAGAGCCTGTTCTACCTGTACCGCACCACAGGAGACCGCAAGTaccaggactggggctgggagaTCCTGCAGAGCTTCAACAAGTATACACGG